A stretch of the Flavobacterium sp. 5 genome encodes the following:
- the mfd gene encoding transcription-repair coupling factor, which produces MHLEGLLGSATSFVIQSLFKKSELPFLVVLNNKEEAAYYLNDLEQMIGEQDVLFYPGSFRRPYQIEETDNANVLLRSEVLNRINSRKKPAIIVTYPEALFEKVVTRQNLDKNTLKVAIGDKISIDFLNEVLFEYEFKRVDFITEPGEFSVRGGIVDVFSFSNDNPYRIEFFGNEVESIRSFDVATQLSLEKQKKITIIPNVENKVFQENRESFLDYINEKTVLFLQNTENLLYELDKQFGKAEEAFDKLSKDIKHATPEQLFLNQKAFIHRALDFSIVEFGSKPVFKTTKKFEFHIQPQPSFNKQFDLLMNNLSDNHFNGYQNYLFCSNEAQTKRFHDIFESLDEANSENIRKQYKTIVLPLYQGFIDQENQICCYTDHQIFERYHKFSIKNGYSKKQNLTLKELTTLSVGDYVTHIDHGIGKFGGLQKIQVEGKTQEAIKLVYADNDIVYVSIHSLHKISKYNGKDGTPPKIYKLGSNAWKVLKQKTKARVKHIAFNLIQLYAKRRLEKGFQFAPDSYLQNELESSFIYEDTPDQIKSTQEVKADMESERPMDRLVCGDVGFGKTEVAIRAAFKAVDNSKQVAILVPTTILAYQHYRTFTERLKDMPVSVGYLNRFRTAKQKAETLKQLAEGKLDIVIGTHQLVNKNVVFKDLGLLIVDEEQKFGVNVKDKLKTIAANVDTLTLTATPIPRTLQFSLMAARDLSVITTPPPNRYPIETNVVGFNEELIRDAISYEIQRNGQVFFINNRIENIKEIAGMIQRLVPSARVGIGHGQMEGAKLEELMLAFMNGEFDVLVATTIIESGLDVPNANTIFINNANNFGLSDLHQMRGRVGRSNKKAFCYFICPPYSHMTEDARKRIQALEQFSELGSGLNIAMKDLEIRGAGDLLGGEQSGFINDIGFDTYQKIMNEAIEELKENEFKELYPEENNIETKEYVKDLQIDTDFELLFSDEYINNVTERLSLYNELGSVKNEEELVIFQNKLIDRFGPMPPRANALMNSIRIKWIATRVGIEKLVMKKGKMIGYFVSDQQSDYYHSQRFHKVIQFVQTHNNICVMKEKQTPAGLRLLLTFDNVKSTRVALEMMELLGGEK; this is translated from the coding sequence ATGCATTTGGAAGGTTTGTTGGGATCAGCAACTTCCTTTGTAATTCAGTCTCTTTTTAAGAAATCAGAACTTCCTTTTTTGGTGGTTTTAAATAATAAAGAAGAAGCTGCTTACTATTTGAACGATTTAGAACAAATGATCGGTGAACAAGATGTATTGTTTTATCCGGGTTCTTTTCGTCGTCCGTACCAAATTGAAGAAACGGATAACGCTAATGTTTTACTTCGCTCCGAAGTGCTTAACAGAATAAATTCACGCAAGAAACCTGCCATAATTGTCACTTATCCCGAAGCTCTTTTTGAGAAAGTAGTTACTCGACAAAATTTAGATAAAAACACTTTGAAAGTAGCTATTGGGGATAAAATTTCGATTGATTTTTTGAACGAAGTTTTGTTTGAATACGAATTCAAAAGAGTTGATTTTATAACAGAACCGGGTGAATTTTCAGTTCGTGGAGGTATTGTCGATGTGTTTTCGTTTTCTAATGATAACCCGTATCGAATTGAATTTTTTGGCAATGAAGTAGAGAGTATTCGTAGTTTTGATGTTGCTACGCAATTGTCATTAGAAAAACAGAAAAAAATTACCATTATTCCCAATGTTGAGAATAAAGTTTTTCAGGAAAACAGAGAGAGTTTCCTAGATTATATCAATGAAAAAACGGTATTATTTTTGCAAAATACCGAGAACCTTTTATATGAATTAGACAAGCAATTTGGCAAAGCCGAAGAAGCTTTTGACAAACTTTCTAAAGATATAAAACACGCTACCCCAGAGCAACTGTTCTTAAATCAAAAGGCTTTTATTCATAGAGCTTTGGATTTTTCGATAGTTGAATTTGGATCGAAACCTGTTTTCAAAACAACAAAAAAGTTTGAATTTCACATTCAGCCGCAACCGTCGTTCAACAAACAATTTGATTTGTTGATGAATAATTTGAGTGATAATCATTTTAACGGTTATCAAAATTATTTGTTTTGTTCTAATGAGGCGCAAACCAAACGTTTTCATGATATTTTTGAATCTTTAGACGAAGCCAATTCTGAAAATATTCGTAAACAATATAAAACTATTGTACTGCCATTGTACCAAGGTTTTATCGATCAGGAAAACCAAATTTGTTGTTATACGGATCATCAAATTTTTGAACGTTATCATAAATTTAGCATCAAAAACGGCTATTCAAAAAAGCAAAATCTAACCTTAAAAGAACTGACGACTTTATCCGTTGGCGATTATGTAACACATATTGACCACGGAATTGGAAAGTTTGGTGGTTTACAAAAAATACAAGTCGAAGGCAAAACACAAGAAGCGATTAAACTCGTGTATGCCGATAATGATATTGTGTATGTGAGTATTCACTCATTACACAAAATTTCCAAATACAACGGAAAAGACGGAACGCCACCCAAAATTTATAAATTAGGTTCGAATGCTTGGAAGGTTTTAAAACAAAAAACCAAAGCAAGAGTCAAACATATTGCCTTCAATTTGATTCAGTTGTATGCGAAGCGTAGATTAGAAAAAGGATTCCAATTTGCGCCTGACAGTTATTTGCAAAATGAGTTAGAAAGTTCTTTTATTTACGAAGACACACCCGACCAAATCAAATCGACTCAAGAAGTCAAAGCCGATATGGAAAGCGAACGTCCAATGGATCGTTTGGTTTGCGGAGATGTTGGTTTTGGTAAAACGGAAGTAGCCATTCGTGCCGCCTTCAAAGCTGTGGATAATAGCAAGCAAGTAGCAATTTTGGTTCCGACCACTATTTTGGCTTACCAACATTATCGAACTTTTACCGAACGATTGAAAGATATGCCAGTTTCTGTCGGATATCTGAATCGTTTTAGAACTGCTAAACAAAAGGCAGAAACCTTAAAGCAATTAGCCGAAGGAAAACTTGATATTGTCATTGGAACACACCAATTGGTTAATAAAAATGTAGTTTTCAAAGATCTGGGATTATTGATTGTAGATGAGGAACAAAAATTTGGGGTTAATGTAAAAGACAAACTCAAAACCATTGCTGCCAATGTCGATACCTTGACTTTGACGGCAACACCAATTCCGAGAACTTTACAATTTTCGTTGATGGCAGCCCGAGATTTATCGGTAATTACAACACCTCCGCCAAACCGATATCCTATAGAAACGAATGTAGTTGGATTTAATGAAGAATTAATTCGAGACGCGATTTCGTATGAAATTCAGCGAAATGGACAGGTTTTCTTTATAAATAATCGAATCGAAAACATTAAGGAAATTGCAGGAATGATTCAGCGTTTAGTGCCAAGCGCCCGAGTGGGAATTGGTCACGGACAAATGGAAGGAGCAAAACTCGAGGAATTGATGTTGGCTTTTATGAATGGAGAGTTCGATGTTTTGGTAGCAACTACAATTATCGAAAGCGGATTGGATGTTCCAAATGCAAATACTATTTTTATTAATAATGCCAATAATTTTGGATTGTCTGATTTGCATCAAATGCGAGGTAGAGTTGGGCGTAGCAACAAGAAAGCATTTTGTTATTTCATCTGTCCGCCGTATTCTCACATGACTGAAGATGCCCGAAAACGAATTCAGGCTTTGGAACAATTCAGCGAATTGGGAAGCGGTTTGAATATTGCGATGAAAGATCTTGAAATTCGTGGCGCCGGAGATTTATTAGGTGGGGAACAAAGTGGTTTTATCAATGATATTGGTTTTGATACGTATCAAAAAATCATGAATGAAGCCATCGAGGAGTTGAAAGAAAATGAATTCAAGGAGTTATATCCTGAAGAGAATAATATAGAAACCAAGGAATATGTAAAAGACCTGCAAATCGACACCGATTTTGAGTTGTTGTTTTCAGATGAATATATCAATAATGTCACCGAACGTTTGAGTTTATACAACGAATTAGGTTCTGTTAAAAATGAAGAAGAATTGGTTATTTTTCAAAATAAACTGATTGACCGTTTTGGTCCAATGCCACCAAGAGCCAATGCTTTAATGAACAGTATTCGCATCAAATGGATCGCGACTAGAGTTGGAATTGAAAAACTAGTGATGAAAAAAGGAAAAATGATTGGTTATTTTGTGTCCGATCAGCAATCGGATTATTACCATTCGCAACGTTTTCATAAAGTGATTCAGTTTGTACAAACACATAATAATATATGTGTAATGAAAGAAAAGCAAACGCCTGCAGGCTTACGTCTTTTATTAACTTTTGATAATGTAAAATCGACTAGAGTTGCATTGGAAATGATGGAGTTATTGGGTGGGGAAAAATAA
- a CDS encoding glycoside hydrolase family 97 protein — MIFKLKKIHLNVFLLICLAPFLIQAQEINSPNKNLVLKFELKENGVPSYQLSYKGKSVIKPSTLGLEIKDAPSFMDGFLITNTEQKSVDESWSPVMGEEKTIRNNYNELVVTLAQAKNNNRYIRIRFRLFNDGLGFRYEFPKQNDLNYFVIKEERTEFQLAGDHKIFWIPGDYDTNEYAYTTSKISEVPSLMKKATIEINSQWPIKELAVQTPSMMKSNDGLYINIHEAALINYPAMYLELDATTYKMRSHLAPDAVGNKGYMQTDAQSPWRTIVVSDKATDILASKLILNLNEPTSYKDISWIKPVKYIGIWWEYFVAGKSTWAFGKENNVKLTDDFTKLTPNGKHGATTQRAKEYIDFASANGFDAILIEGWNIGWEDWINNWKEDVFDYVTAYPDFDVKAVHEYAASKGVKIIMHHETSGSATNYERRLDRAFQFMNDNGYDAVKTGYVGKIIPRGEHHDGQWMVNHYINVAKRAADYKIMIDSHEAVRPTGLNRTFPNWIAQESARGTEFESMGGLNPDHTTILPFTRLMGGPMDFTPGIFQTDLSYYRTGSKQRVNTTLVKQLAYYVTMYSPLQMAADIPGNYERFPDAFQFIKDVAVDWDNSYILEAEPGDYITIARKAKGKEAWFVGGITDENTRTAIIPFDYLPKGKNFIATIYADAKDANWNEKPQSYTVTKVVVTSKTILKQFLAPGGGVAISITEGKDSEMKGLKKI, encoded by the coding sequence ATGATTTTTAAACTAAAAAAAATACACCTCAATGTATTCTTATTGATTTGTCTTGCTCCCTTTTTAATACAAGCGCAAGAAATAAATTCGCCTAATAAGAATCTTGTTCTAAAATTTGAATTAAAAGAAAATGGTGTCCCTTCATACCAATTATCCTATAAAGGAAAATCTGTAATCAAGCCTAGTACATTAGGATTGGAGATCAAAGATGCTCCTTCATTTATGGATGGTTTTTTGATTACAAATACCGAACAAAAATCGGTAGACGAATCTTGGAGTCCTGTTATGGGCGAAGAAAAAACCATTCGTAATAATTATAATGAATTGGTAGTTACTTTAGCGCAAGCGAAAAATAATAACAGATACATTCGCATTCGTTTCAGATTATTCAATGACGGATTAGGATTTAGATATGAATTTCCGAAACAAAATGACTTAAATTATTTTGTAATTAAAGAAGAACGTACTGAGTTTCAATTAGCAGGTGATCATAAAATTTTCTGGATTCCAGGAGATTATGATACCAATGAATATGCGTACACTACTTCAAAAATTTCTGAAGTTCCCTCTTTGATGAAAAAAGCCACAATCGAAATCAATTCGCAATGGCCAATAAAAGAATTAGCAGTTCAAACTCCGTCGATGATGAAATCTAATGATGGTTTATACATCAACATTCATGAAGCAGCTTTGATAAATTATCCTGCAATGTATCTTGAATTGGATGCGACAACGTATAAAATGCGTAGTCATTTAGCACCTGATGCTGTGGGGAATAAAGGGTATATGCAGACTGATGCTCAATCACCTTGGAGAACCATTGTTGTGAGCGATAAAGCAACGGATATTTTGGCTTCCAAATTAATATTGAACCTAAATGAGCCAACAAGTTACAAAGATATTTCTTGGATAAAACCAGTAAAATATATTGGAATTTGGTGGGAATATTTTGTTGCAGGGAAAAGTACTTGGGCTTTCGGAAAGGAAAATAACGTAAAATTAACAGATGATTTCACAAAGCTTACGCCAAATGGAAAACACGGAGCGACAACCCAACGAGCCAAAGAATATATTGATTTCGCTTCAGCAAATGGTTTTGATGCAATCCTAATCGAAGGCTGGAATATTGGTTGGGAAGATTGGATTAACAATTGGAAAGAAGATGTTTTTGATTATGTAACGGCTTACCCAGATTTTGATGTCAAAGCAGTTCATGAATATGCAGCTTCAAAAGGAGTAAAAATAATCATGCACCACGAAACATCTGGATCTGCAACCAATTATGAACGTCGATTGGATCGTGCTTTTCAGTTCATGAATGATAACGGTTACGATGCAGTAAAAACAGGTTATGTAGGTAAAATTATTCCACGAGGAGAACACCATGATGGGCAATGGATGGTCAATCATTATATTAATGTAGCCAAACGTGCCGCCGATTATAAAATCATGATTGATAGCCATGAAGCTGTTCGTCCAACGGGCTTAAATCGTACGTTTCCAAACTGGATTGCTCAAGAATCTGCTAGAGGAACTGAGTTTGAATCTATGGGAGGATTAAATCCAGATCACACCACTATTTTACCTTTTACCCGTTTAATGGGAGGTCCAATGGATTTTACACCAGGAATTTTTCAAACTGATCTTTCGTATTATCGAACTGGAAGCAAGCAACGTGTCAATACTACTTTGGTAAAACAGTTGGCATATTATGTGACTATGTATAGTCCGTTGCAAATGGCGGCAGATATTCCAGGGAATTATGAGCGTTTTCCAGATGCTTTTCAGTTCATCAAAGATGTAGCAGTGGATTGGGATAATAGTTATATTCTAGAGGCAGAACCTGGTGATTACATAACAATTGCTCGTAAAGCTAAAGGAAAAGAGGCTTGGTTTGTTGGCGGAATTACCGATGAAAATACAAGAACTGCAATCATTCCATTTGATTATTTACCAAAAGGGAAAAACTTTATCGCTACTATTTATGCCGATGCCAAAGATGCCAATTGGAATGAAAAGCCACAAAGTTATACAGTAACTAAAGTGGTTGTAACTTCTAAAACAATTTTAAAACAATTTTTGGCTCCAGGTGGTGGTGTTGCAATCAGCATTACAGAAGGAAAAGATTCTGAAATGAAAGGTTTGAAGAAAATCTAA
- a CDS encoding AraC family transcriptional regulator, whose translation MKLKSIDEFYQEISGGSNPDSSSLLPKDIQKEIGHFNVFNIKDLYERLKDKSFMPYDRRAYFKISLIRGKNRVEYADRIIEIEHNALLFATPKIPYNYVPQDSEQSGHFCVFTSEFLTKDKSGIELDKLPIFQTDGYPVFQLTEEEAIAIDLIFKKIHQEINSDYVYKYDLIRNYVAELIHFGQKLQPVTALYSKHNSAARVSSLFVELLERQFPIESPRQRLELKSAKDFATRLSIHVNHLNKVLKENTGKTTTELISDRLIHEAKILLKETDWNISEIAYSLGFEELAHFSNFFKKQTTVSPVSFRV comes from the coding sequence ATGAAATTAAAATCAATAGACGAATTTTATCAGGAAATCTCAGGAGGCTCTAATCCTGATTCGAGTTCATTACTGCCCAAAGACATTCAAAAAGAAATTGGTCATTTTAATGTTTTTAATATTAAAGACCTTTATGAGAGACTAAAAGACAAGTCTTTTATGCCTTATGATCGAAGAGCATATTTTAAAATTAGTTTGATCCGAGGAAAAAACAGAGTTGAGTATGCAGATCGTATAATTGAAATTGAACACAATGCACTACTATTTGCCACACCAAAAATTCCCTATAACTATGTTCCGCAAGACTCTGAACAATCAGGTCATTTTTGTGTGTTCACAAGTGAATTTTTGACTAAGGACAAAAGTGGAATAGAGTTGGATAAGTTGCCTATTTTTCAAACAGATGGCTATCCAGTTTTTCAGTTAACAGAAGAGGAAGCAATTGCAATTGATTTGATATTCAAAAAAATACACCAAGAAATCAATTCAGATTATGTCTATAAATACGATTTAATTCGGAATTATGTGGCTGAACTAATTCATTTCGGACAAAAGTTACAGCCTGTTACAGCATTATATTCTAAACATAATTCGGCAGCTAGAGTTTCTTCATTATTTGTAGAATTACTCGAAAGACAATTTCCAATTGAATCTCCTCGGCAACGGTTGGAATTAAAATCAGCCAAAGATTTTGCAACACGTTTGTCAATTCATGTAAATCATCTCAATAAAGTTTTAAAAGAAAATACAGGTAAAACAACCACCGAGTTAATCAGCGATCGATTGATTCATGAAGCCAAGATTTTATTAAAAGAAACGGATTGGAACATTTCGGAAATTGCTTATTCTTTAGGTTTTGAAGAGTTGGCTCATTTTTCTAATTTCTTCAAAAAACAAACGACAGTATCTCCAGTATCTTTTAGAGTATAA
- a CDS encoding L-threonine 3-dehydrogenase has protein sequence MNPKILIIGACGQIGTELTYQLRTLYGTENVIASDIRKLNNDVVNSGPFEVVNALDFNQIEHLVEIHQITDVYLMAALLSATAEKNPAFAWDLNMNSLFHVLNLAKAKKIKKIFWPSSIAVFGPTTPKENTPQYTIMEPSTVYGISKQAGERWCEYYHNLFGVDVRSIRYPGLISWTTLPGGGTTDYAVDIYHKALSDGKYECFLSSETKMPMMYMDDAITATINIMKAPVEQIKIRSSYNLAAMSFTPTEIAAEIKKHIPELEVTYNPDFRQKIADSWPASIDDSSAREDWGWNHQFDLEMMTVEMLKNLRKEKV, from the coding sequence ATGAATCCAAAGATCTTAATAATAGGTGCTTGCGGTCAAATAGGAACCGAATTAACGTATCAACTTCGAACCCTTTATGGGACTGAAAATGTAATTGCTTCTGATATTCGGAAGTTGAATAATGACGTGGTTAATTCTGGTCCTTTTGAAGTGGTTAATGCTTTAGATTTTAATCAAATCGAACATTTAGTCGAAATTCATCAAATTACCGATGTGTATTTAATGGCTGCTTTATTATCTGCTACTGCCGAAAAAAATCCTGCTTTTGCATGGGATCTAAATATGAATTCACTATTTCACGTTTTGAACTTGGCAAAAGCTAAAAAAATAAAAAAGATATTCTGGCCTTCCAGCATTGCTGTTTTTGGACCAACAACTCCAAAAGAAAATACACCGCAATATACAATCATGGAACCTTCTACTGTATATGGTATCAGTAAGCAAGCTGGCGAAAGATGGTGCGAGTATTATCATAATCTTTTTGGTGTTGATGTTAGAAGTATTCGTTATCCTGGATTAATTAGCTGGACGACACTTCCAGGCGGAGGAACTACAGATTATGCTGTAGATATTTATCACAAAGCGTTAAGCGATGGTAAATACGAATGTTTTTTGAGTTCAGAAACTAAGATGCCAATGATGTACATGGACGATGCCATAACCGCCACCATCAATATCATGAAAGCACCCGTTGAACAAATTAAAATCCGTTCTTCTTATAATTTAGCAGCTATGAGTTTTACACCAACAGAAATTGCTGCCGAAATCAAAAAACATATTCCCGAACTTGAAGTAACTTACAATCCAGATTTCCGTCAAAAAATAGCTGACAGCTGGCCTGCAAGTATAGACGACAGCAGTGCTAGAGAAGACTGGGGTTGGAATCACCAATTTGACCTCGAAATGATGACCGTCGAAATGCTAAAAAACTTAAGGAAAGAAAAAG
- a CDS encoding SDR family NAD(P)-dependent oxidoreductase has product MENKNKIALVTGGSRGLGKDMALNLAKKGLDIVLTYNSKKEEAEVVVNEIEKLGQKAVAIQLNVAEVDSFDSFFQETSTALKETFGTDKIDFLINNAGIGLHESFATTTADQFDTLVNIQFKGPFFLTQKALEILNDGGGIVNISSGLTRFSFPGYAAYASMKGAMETLTKYQAKELGARKIRVNIVAPGAIETDFGGGAVRDNEQLNQFISSVTALGRVGLPDDIGSVIAFLCTDDAKWVNGQRIEVSGGMNL; this is encoded by the coding sequence ATGGAAAATAAAAACAAAATAGCTTTAGTTACAGGTGGAAGTCGCGGATTAGGAAAAGACATGGCTTTAAATCTTGCTAAAAAAGGACTCGATATAGTATTAACTTACAATAGCAAAAAAGAAGAAGCCGAAGTAGTAGTCAATGAAATTGAAAAATTAGGTCAAAAAGCAGTTGCGATTCAATTGAATGTTGCCGAAGTGGATAGCTTTGATTCCTTTTTTCAAGAAACCTCAACCGCTTTAAAAGAAACATTCGGCACCGATAAAATTGATTTTTTAATCAACAATGCAGGTATTGGTCTTCATGAAAGTTTTGCAACTACTACTGCAGATCAATTTGATACTTTGGTTAATATTCAATTCAAAGGACCTTTTTTTCTAACCCAAAAAGCTTTGGAAATACTCAATGATGGTGGCGGAATTGTAAATATTTCTTCAGGATTGACACGGTTTTCATTTCCTGGATATGCTGCCTATGCAAGTATGAAAGGTGCTATGGAAACATTAACCAAATACCAAGCAAAAGAATTGGGTGCAAGAAAAATCAGAGTCAATATTGTTGCTCCTGGAGCTATAGAAACTGATTTTGGTGGAGGAGCAGTTCGCGATAATGAACAGTTGAATCAGTTTATTTCTTCGGTAACTGCATTAGGACGAGTAGGTTTGCCAGATGATATTGGCAGCGTAATTGCTTTTTTATGTACTGATGATGCAAAATGGGTAAATGGACAACGAATAGAAGTTTCGGGAGGAATGAATTTATAA
- a CDS encoding alpha-amylase family glycosyl hydrolase, with protein MKKITKLFAVSSSSSKDWLFNLSRKVLIFMVLMTGCVYAQDPVQYGTPYQGVPDTRDVNLYQVHIRPYSTAGNLASVTADLDRIKALGINVVYLMPIYPYGTDSRSSKSPYCIKDFKTVGSEYGSLTDLRNLVDAAHNRGMAVILDWVANQTSWDHAWITQHPDYYVQSNGVIQPLNPYPDVAALNFNSSPMKSAMIDAMRYWIFAANIDGYRCDFVDNSPASFWTQAISNLRGISSHKLLMFAEGAFAQNFTSGFDMNFGFKWYNDAIKPIHAGTSVAQIQTTTNTEYTSANASQQVARYTANHDTETSETAMNVFGGHDGVIANFLISAYMRGVPFLTSGQEVDFNQVIPWPYTTVKINWSNTTAKTDFTKILNFRNSSVAVRRGTMTNYSNTNVCAFTKTSGSEKVTVITNLRGSTTTFVIPAAMAGSFKEVYTGANITLTSGATLTLNPYQYLVVTNGYYYTIKNRWKGTYLYDAGANVGYGTTVANNTYRWEKVMIDGRYTHFKNLGTGEFMHIENQTGAVQCGGINTAWASAQWTPEYIDGTWIRIRNKWQPGSIVNVEGQTGFAQYAGAQDSFYSAQWQLETTAAGTSKVTTEKGVVTEDSPSLVTVYPNPATNKQFNIDLPKLQLGDSANVIITDMNGKTVMTIKLDSSSIIYHNLGTGLYIVSISTNEYTVSKKLIIK; from the coding sequence ATGAAAAAAATTACTAAATTATTTGCTGTTAGCAGTAGTTCATCTAAGGACTGGCTGTTTAATTTGTCTAGAAAAGTACTGATTTTTATGGTGCTAATGACAGGATGTGTTTATGCTCAGGATCCTGTACAATATGGAACACCTTATCAAGGAGTTCCCGATACGAGGGATGTAAATCTATATCAGGTTCACATTCGACCCTATAGTACTGCGGGTAATCTGGCTTCGGTTACTGCAGATTTAGATCGAATTAAAGCACTTGGCATCAATGTGGTGTATTTGATGCCAATTTATCCTTATGGTACTGATTCAAGAAGCTCTAAGTCTCCTTATTGTATTAAGGATTTCAAAACAGTAGGTTCTGAGTATGGGTCATTAACCGATTTACGAAACCTTGTAGATGCAGCTCATAACAGAGGAATGGCTGTGATACTTGACTGGGTTGCCAATCAAACTTCGTGGGATCACGCATGGATAACACAACATCCGGATTATTATGTGCAAAGCAATGGGGTTATACAACCATTGAATCCTTATCCAGATGTGGCTGCTTTAAATTTCAATAGCAGTCCTATGAAGAGTGCAATGATTGACGCCATGCGATATTGGATTTTTGCAGCCAATATTGATGGTTATCGTTGTGACTTCGTAGATAATTCGCCTGCTTCTTTTTGGACTCAGGCGATTAGTAATTTAAGAGGTATTTCTTCGCATAAATTATTAATGTTTGCCGAAGGGGCTTTTGCGCAAAATTTCACTTCTGGTTTTGATATGAATTTTGGATTTAAATGGTACAATGATGCGATAAAACCCATTCACGCAGGTACTTCTGTTGCTCAAATTCAAACCACTACGAATACTGAATATACTTCTGCAAATGCTTCACAGCAAGTAGCTAGATATACTGCTAATCATGACACAGAAACCTCAGAAACAGCTATGAATGTTTTTGGAGGCCATGATGGTGTAATTGCCAATTTTCTTATATCTGCTTATATGAGAGGAGTTCCGTTTTTGACCAGTGGACAAGAAGTCGATTTTAACCAAGTTATTCCGTGGCCTTATACTACTGTAAAAATCAATTGGAGCAATACCACTGCTAAAACAGATTTTACTAAAATACTAAATTTTAGAAACTCAAGTGTAGCGGTAAGACGAGGTACAATGACTAATTATTCAAACACCAATGTTTGTGCATTTACCAAAACATCTGGTAGTGAAAAAGTAACTGTAATTACAAACCTTAGAGGTTCGACGACTACCTTTGTGATACCGGCAGCAATGGCTGGATCTTTTAAAGAGGTATATACCGGAGCAAATATCACTCTAACTTCTGGAGCAACCTTAACTTTAAATCCGTATCAATATCTTGTTGTTACTAATGGGTATTACTATACGATTAAAAACAGATGGAAAGGAACTTATCTATATGATGCGGGTGCAAATGTTGGTTACGGGACAACAGTTGCCAACAATACCTATCGCTGGGAAAAAGTAATGATAGATGGTCGCTATACTCACTTTAAAAACTTAGGGACGGGAGAATTTATGCATATCGAAAATCAAACTGGTGCTGTGCAATGTGGAGGAATTAATACTGCTTGGGCAAGTGCTCAATGGACACCAGAATATATAGACGGCACTTGGATTAGAATTAGAAACAAATGGCAACCAGGGAGTATCGTAAATGTAGAAGGACAAACGGGTTTTGCTCAATATGCAGGAGCTCAAGATAGTTTTTACAGTGCACAATGGCAACTTGAGACTACTGCCGCTGGTACTTCAAAGGTGACGACTGAAAAAGGAGTTGTAACTGAAGATTCTCCAAGTTTAGTTACAGTTTATCCAAATCCTGCAACTAACAAGCAGTTCAACATTGATTTACCTAAGTTACAATTGGGAGATTCTGCCAACGTAATAATTACAGATATGAACGGAAAAACGGTAATGACAATTAAGCTTGATTCTTCTTCTATAATCTATCATAATCTAGGAACTGGTTTATACATTGTTAGCATTTCTACTAATGAATATACCGTTTCTAAGAAGTTAATAATTAAATAA